A genomic window from Desulfuromonas thiophila includes:
- a CDS encoding host specificity factor TipJ family phage tail protein, with product MKLLHSTNPLNPADATAFEARDGSTPNQAIAECGLSFARPVVLVVNGEAWGRAQWDDPFPAGALVMFVEIPGALAVAIIAVVLSIGSLVYAMSMSPGSAGDRGTPSSIYSFSTGRNRLRIGEPFAESFGRQRIFPDLAQQCYVQNIDNDQYLYFLGILGVGRYDVEGVFIEKTPLTDYADSSYQVVAPGGSPALIPNVVWTCNEASNQELKTDWISYVVSAVDTEAYFLEYDLTFPAGLVRYNKEGKARSKSVTIQTEARTVDASGTGTSAWTTLETQTFTARSKDPLRYSRKIAAPLGPGRYEFRVCRTTEASTSSSAMDKVALSGLRAHGGPHPDYGDVTLIEAKIKASDQLSGDAASQINVICTRKLYPVTASGFGTTLTASRSIADVCAYMVTADNGGRQADAIVDFAALYDLRGDWEAAGHYFDYRFTSVQSVMDAVAMATTCGRAVPYMPGGLFSVVRDELQALPTCVFTRDNIADLTITTSPRTPDSPTCVNVTYTNPGTWDEEDVVCLALGGSEDNPSEITLDGCASRQQAYEIGMFLYWQDRLERTAVEFTTGLIGHIPNLLSKILVPNTLIDWGQDGLIMAVEPGLIWLSEPVDFGGASEGALYISLPDGGSGGPYTVTPTDYAHCVVGTIPALLPLSDHDLKATRYLFGPAEQAPMFVRVNKVQPQGRDKIKISGRVINDDVYADPGTAPAVGSSVGTPPLLSGLSLSHTGESGSDHAFVVSWTGSAAKVKIELNEGGGYATLEDNYTSHSKAFTTTASTITVKITPYNGSGVLQTGSAQTDDHAFLAAPTGLAVVTSDVGISVSWSAYSGATSYDVAIEVGGEEVLGTDAEGTSTSVTMQELELSGGPWDSFTVYLSANTASGPTARASLAVNVAALAAPATVDFQARLANGVSLSWDEVANAAEYVVCYGGSSSGFTPTQSNVVYRGSQPAATIGGLAMTGSYAHHFKVAALTGHGEAFGDLNFSGALTVTPATADVSVHTVTGSGTFTGPAGGSSYTYQLTGTATATAATVTASLTGGGSGSAWCSGDGGGNPTSASLTATSSGSGNSCTVTISGGSFSGTLMITKIS from the coding sequence GCGGGCTATCGTTTGCCCGGCCGGTTGTTCTGGTGGTAAACGGCGAGGCCTGGGGCCGGGCGCAATGGGATGACCCGTTTCCGGCCGGGGCGCTGGTGATGTTCGTCGAGATCCCCGGCGCGCTGGCCGTCGCAATAATCGCTGTGGTGCTGTCTATTGGGTCGCTCGTGTATGCCATGTCCATGTCGCCGGGCAGCGCGGGCGACCGTGGCACCCCGAGCAGCATTTACAGCTTCAGCACCGGGCGCAACCGGCTGCGGATCGGCGAGCCATTCGCGGAGTCGTTCGGCCGCCAGCGGATTTTTCCCGATCTGGCGCAGCAGTGCTATGTCCAGAACATCGACAACGACCAATACCTCTACTTCCTGGGGATTCTCGGCGTTGGCCGGTACGACGTGGAGGGCGTCTTTATCGAGAAGACCCCGCTGACCGATTACGCCGACAGCTCCTACCAGGTCGTGGCGCCGGGCGGGTCGCCCGCGCTGATTCCGAACGTGGTCTGGACCTGCAACGAGGCCAGCAACCAGGAGCTGAAGACCGACTGGATTTCCTACGTTGTGTCGGCCGTCGATACCGAGGCGTATTTCCTGGAGTACGACCTGACCTTCCCGGCCGGGCTGGTGCGCTACAACAAGGAGGGCAAGGCGCGCTCCAAAAGCGTGACCATTCAGACGGAGGCACGGACGGTCGACGCCAGCGGCACGGGCACCAGCGCCTGGACCACGTTGGAGACTCAGACGTTCACGGCCCGAAGCAAGGATCCGCTACGCTACTCGCGGAAGATTGCCGCCCCGCTCGGCCCCGGCCGGTACGAGTTCCGCGTCTGCCGCACCACGGAGGCCAGCACCAGTAGCAGCGCCATGGACAAGGTGGCCCTGTCCGGCCTGCGGGCCCACGGCGGGCCGCACCCCGATTATGGTGACGTGACGCTGATCGAGGCGAAGATCAAGGCCAGCGACCAGCTGAGCGGCGACGCCGCCAGCCAGATCAACGTGATCTGCACCCGCAAGCTCTATCCGGTGACCGCTTCTGGCTTCGGGACGACCCTGACGGCCTCCAGGTCCATCGCCGATGTCTGCGCCTACATGGTGACGGCCGACAACGGCGGGCGACAGGCCGACGCCATCGTCGACTTCGCGGCGCTTTACGATCTGCGGGGCGATTGGGAGGCGGCCGGGCATTATTTCGACTATCGGTTCACCTCTGTGCAATCGGTCATGGACGCGGTGGCGATGGCCACCACCTGCGGCCGGGCCGTGCCCTACATGCCGGGCGGACTGTTCTCGGTGGTGCGCGACGAGCTGCAGGCGCTGCCGACCTGCGTTTTCACCCGCGACAACATTGCCGACCTGACGATCACGACCAGCCCCCGGACGCCGGACAGCCCGACCTGCGTCAACGTGACCTACACCAACCCCGGCACCTGGGACGAGGAGGATGTCGTCTGCCTGGCGCTCGGCGGCAGCGAGGACAACCCCAGCGAGATCACCCTGGACGGCTGCGCCAGCAGGCAGCAGGCATACGAAATCGGCATGTTTCTCTACTGGCAGGACCGGCTGGAGCGGACGGCCGTCGAGTTCACCACCGGGCTGATCGGCCACATCCCGAACCTGCTGTCCAAGATTCTCGTGCCCAACACCCTGATTGATTGGGGCCAGGACGGGCTGATCATGGCGGTCGAACCGGGGCTGATCTGGCTGTCCGAGCCGGTCGATTTCGGCGGGGCGTCCGAGGGCGCGCTCTACATCAGCCTGCCCGACGGCGGCAGCGGCGGCCCCTACACCGTGACGCCCACCGATTACGCGCATTGTGTTGTGGGCACAATCCCGGCCCTGCTGCCGCTGAGCGACCACGACCTGAAGGCCACGCGCTACCTGTTCGGCCCGGCGGAACAAGCGCCCATGTTCGTGCGGGTGAACAAGGTTCAGCCGCAGGGGCGCGACAAGATCAAAATCAGCGGGCGGGTCATCAACGACGATGTTTACGCGGACCCCGGCACCGCTCCGGCTGTCGGCTCCAGCGTCGGCACTCCGCCATTACTGTCGGGCCTGTCGCTGAGCCACACGGGCGAGAGCGGCAGCGATCATGCGTTCGTCGTCTCCTGGACCGGATCGGCCGCCAAGGTCAAGATCGAGCTGAACGAGGGCGGCGGCTACGCGACGCTGGAGGACAATTACACCAGCCACAGCAAGGCATTCACGACCACGGCCAGCACCATCACGGTCAAGATAACGCCCTACAACGGCAGCGGCGTATTGCAAACCGGCAGCGCCCAGACGGACGACCATGCGTTTCTGGCGGCGCCGACCGGCCTGGCCGTGGTCACCAGCGACGTCGGGATTTCTGTGAGCTGGAGCGCCTACTCCGGCGCGACCAGTTACGATGTGGCGATCGAGGTCGGCGGCGAGGAGGTGCTGGGGACCGACGCCGAGGGCACTAGCACCAGCGTGACCATGCAGGAGCTGGAGCTGTCTGGCGGGCCGTGGGATTCATTCACCGTTTACCTGTCGGCCAACACGGCCAGCGGACCGACGGCGCGGGCGTCGCTGGCCGTCAATGTGGCGGCCCTGGCCGCGCCGGCAACGGTGGATTTTCAGGCCCGGCTGGCCAACGGGGTGAGTCTGTCGTGGGACGAGGTGGCAAACGCGGCGGAGTATGTGGTGTGTTACGGCGGCTCATCGAGCGGCTTCACGCCAACGCAAAGCAACGTTGTCTACCGGGGCAGCCAGCCGGCCGCGACCATCGGCGGGCTGGCCATGACGGGCAGCTATGCCCACCATTTCAAGGTCGCGGCGCTGACGGGGCACGGCGAGGCGTTCGGGGATCTGAACTTCTCCGGCGCACTGACCGTGACGCCGGCGACAGCGGACGTTTCGGTCCACACGGTGACCGGCTCGGGCACATTCACCGGCCCGGCCGGCGGGAGCAGCTATACCTACCAGCTGACCGGCACGGCGACGGCCACCGCGGCAACGGTGACCGCCTCCCTGACCGGCGGCGGATCGGGCAGCGCCTGGTGTTCCGGCGATGGCGGCGGAAACCCGACCAGCGCCAGCCTGACGGCGACCAGCAGCGGTAGTGGCAACAGCTGCACGGTGACGATTTCCGGCGGGTCGTTCAGCGGCACGCTGATGATCACCAAGATCAGCTAA
- a CDS encoding BRO-N domain-containing protein has protein sequence METAAQPTVFSFQFHNSAEHKIRTLLHEDGSIWFVAKDACEILEMGTEQIRRLDDDEKGLRKVPTPGGKQSLAVINESGLYTLVLRSNKPQAKPFRKWITAEVLPTIRKTGSYSFVTQSQGPATSKEVVA, from the coding sequence ATGGAAACCGCAGCACAGCCCACCGTATTTTCGTTTCAATTCCACAACAGCGCAGAGCACAAAATCAGGACCCTCTTGCACGAAGACGGTTCGATCTGGTTCGTGGCTAAGGACGCGTGCGAGATCCTTGAGATGGGCACGGAGCAAATACGCCGACTTGATGACGACGAAAAGGGTCTGCGTAAAGTTCCTACCCCTGGCGGCAAGCAAAGCCTAGCTGTCATTAACGAATCCGGCCTCTACACCCTGGTGCTTCGCTCCAACAAGCCACAGGCCAAGCCGTTTCGCAAGTGGATCACGGCAGAGGTGCTGCCGACCATTCGCAAGACCGGCAGCTACTCCTTCGTTACCCAGTCCCAGGGGCCAGCCACGTCGAAAGAGGTTGTCGCCTT
- a CDS encoding DUF1353 domain-containing protein, translating to MKRPIILQPQEHLPFRAVGTRLSRLETDGDLVFCHAGKLRRIRAFAGEITDGASIPRLVWSVLGLAPHGVMDTPALFHDLIYRHRGRMPAGVYQVRDGAVWRDCREPIGRGLADALLRGLCEKFRIRQAALVWAGVRVGGWWAWLRDDRGRMERLTAGGQWTATTQHK from the coding sequence ATGAAGCGACCGATTATTCTGCAGCCCCAGGAGCACCTGCCGTTCCGGGCCGTCGGGACGCGGTTGTCGCGGCTGGAGACGGACGGTGATCTGGTTTTTTGCCACGCGGGCAAGCTCCGCCGGATTCGAGCCTTCGCCGGTGAAATCACCGACGGGGCCAGCATTCCCCGGCTGGTCTGGTCGGTGCTGGGCCTCGCGCCTCACGGTGTCATGGACACCCCGGCACTGTTCCATGATCTGATCTACCGGCACCGAGGACGGATGCCAGCGGGCGTCTACCAGGTCCGGGACGGCGCGGTGTGGCGTGATTGCCGTGAGCCGATCGGCCGGGGGCTGGCCGATGCCCTGCTGCGGGGGCTGTGCGAGAAGTTCAGGATTCGGCAGGCGGCGCTCGTTTGGGCGGGCGTCCGGGTCGGCGGGTGGTGGGCCTGGCTCCGCGACGATCGGGGCCGCATGGAGAGACTGACAGCGGGGGGCCAATGGACTGCAACAACCCAGCACAAATAA
- a CDS encoding glycoside hydrolase family protein: MTMTDLEKQLIEDEELALKPYRCPAGKLTIGVGRNIEDVGITKEEALVLLRNDVARCRAALAVLPWFPALDPVRQDVLTNMCFNLGFAGLLKFRRMLAAVATGDYALAAREMLDSRWAKQVGRRALRLAKRMRGGE, translated from the coding sequence ATGACCATGACGGACCTGGAAAAACAACTGATAGAGGACGAGGAGCTGGCGCTCAAGCCCTACCGCTGCCCGGCCGGCAAGCTGACCATTGGCGTTGGCCGCAACATCGAGGACGTCGGCATTACAAAAGAAGAGGCGCTGGTCCTGCTACGAAACGACGTCGCCCGCTGTCGGGCGGCGCTTGCGGTGCTGCCCTGGTTCCCGGCGCTTGATCCGGTCCGGCAGGACGTGCTGACGAACATGTGCTTCAACCTGGGCTTTGCCGGTCTGTTGAAGTTTCGCAGGATGCTGGCGGCCGTCGCGACCGGGGACTACGCCCTGGCCGCCCGCGAGATGCTGGACAGCAGATGGGCCAAGCAGGTCGGCCGCAGGGCGCTGCGGCTGGCCAAGCGGATGAGGGGAGGGGAGTAA